The DNA window tgatatattatttttatatatatgggtTTTAATAGTTGGGCTTGGGCCGGGCAAAAAAGGGCCTATTACAAATCCTTGAGTTGAAGAAGGAAGCTTTGATGAAGACGTTTCTTTAGCTAGTAAGTATGTTGGAAACACTACAAAATGAGATGAATTGGCGTGAGCCGAAGAGCTCCAATGTTCTGGTATTTATAGAATCTTCTCCTATGTGGTAACAACAAAATAATACTAATTATTAATTATGgtgatatttatttaattttatttattttatcatccCATTAAGAGTGTGTTGAAATCCATTGGATGATTAAATGAACGTATAAACTATTCTAGTAATTATATGCTCTAAAAATATTTCTTTCATACAGTGCAATTATAtcctaatttgtttttttattcgtGAGATACATGTActgatttaatatattaataaaaaaatttagtatataatattttaaaatatttctatttaCGTACatcgaaaaaaaatgaaagtaagaataaaaaatgatatgtcaaaaataaagaaatgagaatactattctttaaaataattttgtataataGTTATGGATATTTATATAggtttattttagaatttttaaaaaattaaaaatttatatatcttgctatcttaaattttaattaaataatactttatgatcatttttaaatttaatgaaataattttaaataaattttaaattaaatcataagaatgattttttttaaatatccaatgataaaaaatttaaatattaattctaattaaataatgtttatatttatggtaatataatttatttttataatatttttttttcttacctaaagaatttagataaaattttaaaatctaaccttttcaaattttacttataattttcaattttatttatttaaaattattaaaaaataattaaataagttgtacacatcaaattttggttttaagaCCTTATGGTATatgatttgtaatatatataatatatatactattagagaaatttaaaaaaaaaactaatttaaaacttGAATGCAAATTATTTATCACTTCACTTGTGATTCTGTAACACCTCCAACCCGGTCTAGGAGTTTCGGCTAAGTCGAAGGCGTTACATTTGATCATCGAAGTGCTCCTGTAAAGCCATACTTTTTTCTCAAATGGATTATATGaaaattgttcttttttttttagaaaaaatattcattaatttaaaccaactttaattaaaaattcattacAATATTATTGAAgtgtaattttgagaaaacggccaggttttaaaaagtttttataaaaacatttaaGTATTTATAAAGAAGCAAGAAATATTTAAGGTGATAGCTTTCTAAACCGAAAAGCATGCAAGTATCAGAGTTTAGGTAAAccttatgttttaaaataaacaagTTAAACAATTTCAAGCCTAAGTTATACAAACaagaaaaatacttaataattacaaTCTCAAAATAACAATAACGGAAAACGAGCTATTAATCTGAGGTTCCTCTGATACCATTCTGACCTTAACAAACATTAACTTTACTAACGTGGACATATGCATAAAAGTCAAATcaaagattaattattttttattttttaaaatttttaaaaaaaattataatatatttctaagttttacaattttttaaaataattttaacaactttctcttcttctttttgttttttttttttggatcttttaaaaaaaagtaattaataagGCATTATGCCAATTGACTTTTACCGGAACCTACTGTTCAATTTCAAGATGTCATGCTGAGCAAGTTCTATAAATAGTTCAACATAGGAGCTCTTTGCCTCACACCAATTCATCTCATTTCGTAGTGTTTCCAACATACAGAATTACTATCTAACAAAATGTCTTCATCAAAGCTTCCTTCTTCAACTCATGGATCCATGTCCAACCAGAAGCGTCCCACAGCCAAGTTTCATCCTAGCCTTTGGGGGGATATTTTCCTTTCATCTCCAACAACGGTAAAGAGATTAGATACATACCTGTGTTTTCACACGAGTAAATATCAGTCGTTAATATATTgtttagcttaaataacatatAGACAAGTGTTTGCACATGAGCAAATATGTTTTCGTGTTTATATTGATTTCGTATTGTACTACATTACAATTTTGCAGAACGTTGATGCTAAAACTAAACTACAACATGAAGAACTGAAAGAAGAAGTAAGGAGGATGATTAAGGGAGTGATGGATGATGAGTTGCTCTACAAATTTCGTTTAATTGATACAATCAAACGGTTGGGTGTGAGTTACCATTTTGAAAGAGAGATAGTGGAAGTATTGCTCAATATTTATGAGCATGACTATAAGGATGACCAAACTCTCGAGACTACTTCTCTTCAATTTCGATTGCTTAGAGAAGGATTGGGTGCTCCTTGTGGTGAGTCCATTTTCCTTCTCATTTTTCACGTTAAATCttgttttttttattgctttaacTGCTAATTAGGGTCAACAAAATAATTTAACTGTTTTGATTACAAAAATTGTCCAGCTCCTTCACTAGTAACTTGAATCGATGATCCAAGCCAatcaaaattgttaaaaaataaaatgaatttttaaaatttttaaatttttcctctataattcaacacaaataaatattcaattcaatactcCAGATCAAAATCTAtattatttttgcttaaaatccATATAAAAGTAATTGCATGTAATTATTTtcctataataataaattataatggtGATAACCACGATGAAAATCGCTGTCATATTGtgcatcttattttttttcttcgatttatttttctctttttcctacaaaactttgttgttgagagtttaaattttagatttaatttctctatattacaatgattaatataataatattttattgggCTGAGTTAAATACTGACATATCATCCACAtatatgtcacatcaataaaCTTAACAAATATAAACGTGTCCATtcattttgggttgatttgaaaaaaaaattaagaactaaaataaaaaaaattaaataaaggaccaaaatgacttttttttataaagtttgagggcaaaaaaaaaatcattatgcctAAGTCTTACATAGTCCtacaatggtttttttttttaaattttaatttacatagTCTTACATAGTCCTAAGAACTTGAATAGATGATCCAACCTAatcaaaattgttaaaaaataaaataaattttttgaaattttcactctataatataacacaaataaataatcaatCCAATACTCTAGATCGAAGATCCATATTAGATTTAATTTCTCTATATTACAatgattaatataataatattttattgggTTGATTAGAATGGTTCCACAAGTTCAAAGATGATGATGGAATCTTTAACATGTCCTTAACAAGTGATGTGAAAGGTTTACTCGAATTATATGAAGCTTCACATTTACGTGTGCATGGGGAAGATATACTTGAAGAAGCGCTTGGTTTCACTACCACTCATCTAGGTTTAGCCAAAGCTTCTGGCACTATCGAATATCCCCTTTCAGCCTTAGTCTCCCATGCTCTATACCAATCCATCCGCAAGGGCTTGCCAAGGTTGGAGGCTAGGCGATTCATTTCCATTTACCAAGGCAATGCTTCACATAACGAAACGCTGTTTAAGTTTGCAGAGTTGGATTTCAACTTGTTACAAATTTCACACAAGGAAGAGCTAAGCAAGATCTCAAGGCAatatcactacaccaaaataggtttttagcggcgttttgttATGAAGCGCCGCTAAAAGAATTTGCGACGTTtttgaaagcgccgcaaaaaacgccgctattgtcaacgccgctatagatcaggacctttagcggcgcttttccaaaaacgccgctatagatcaggacctttagcggcgctttttacaaaaacgccgctatagattaggatctttagcggcgctttttacaaaaatgccgctatagatcaggaccTTTAGCGACGCATctttcacaaacgccgctatagctcaagacctttagcggcacttttttcacaaacgccgctatagcttAAGACATTTAGCGACGCTTTgattacaaacgccgctaaaagtaccattcttttaaaaaacatttaaaaatattaaatattaaaatcaaaccttattaatatcaaaaattaattagtattaaatatatacttttagtCAAAAAGAtagtatttaatcatataataaattatttttttagtcaaaatattgaaaaatcatgttaaattacaagttcaaaatttcaagttcaaaTAGTGCAACTAattgattgcaaaaaaaaaaagcacaagTTCAAAATGTACAGtaataaacttgaaaatt is part of the Gossypium hirsutum isolate 1008001.06 chromosome D11, Gossypium_hirsutum_v2.1, whole genome shotgun sequence genome and encodes:
- the LOC107929750 gene encoding (+)-delta-cadinene synthase isozyme XC14-like translates to MSSSKLPSSTHGSMSNQKRPTAKFHPSLWGDIFLSSPTTNVDAKTKLQHEELKEEVRRMIKGVMDDELLYKFRLIDTIKRLGVSYHFEREIVEVLLNIYEHDYKDDQTLETTSLQFRLLREGLGAPCEWFHKFKDDDGIFNMSLTSDVKGLLELYEASHLRVHGEDILEEALGFTTTHLGLAKASGTIEYPLSALVSHALYQSIRKGLPRLEARRFISIYQGNASHNETLFKFAELDFNLLQISHKEELSKISRQYHYTKIGF